The nucleotide sequence CATGCTGCACGCGATCTTGGCGCAGGTGTATATCTGCACCCTGCTGGCCATTGCGCTGGGACTTTCGCGCATGTGGATCGCGAGCCAGTCGCTGGGTGCCAGCATGGCGGTCCGGCGTCTGGGCAAGTGGTGTTGCGCGCTGTTGCTGCTGCAACTGGCGATCGCGGCGGTGATGCGCCATAGTTACGCGGGCATGGCGATTCCGTCGTTTCCGCTGAGCTCCCCCGAAGGAGATCTGTTGCCGCCGTTGTGGAATTTTCGCGTCGGCATTCACTTTGCCCACCGCGTCATGGCGGTCGTGCTCACGGTGGCATTGGTGCGATTTGCCATCAGCGTGTGGCGCGACCATGAAGCGCATGCGGGCTACAAGGCGGCGGCGGCTGGCGTGATCGTGCTGCTGGTGGGGCAAATCGTCCTCGGCGCTTCGGTGATCTGGATGAGCCGCAATCCCTACGTGACGACCGGCCACGTGCTGTGCGGGGCGCTGCTGTTGGCGCTGACTTTTGCCATGACCATGTGGGCCAATCACACGGGAGAAAAGACGTCCGCATGAGCGATCCCGCGACGACGTCCGCAGCGGATGCCACGCCCCCGCAGGGCGGCTGGGGCGACTACTTGGAGTTGACCAAGCCACGCTTGAGCATGCTTTCCGTGATCACGGCGATGGTGGGCTACCTCGTGGTCGATGCACCGTGGGCGTGGGGACACTTCCTCGCGACGATGATCGGCACCTCGGCCTGCGCGGGCGGCGTGGCGGCGCTCAACCAGTGGATGGAACGCGACACCGACGCCAAAATGGACCGCACCTCGGATCGCCCGATTCCGTCGGGCAAAGTCCCCGATGGCGCCGCCTTCGTGCTCGGCTGGGGCCTGTGCATGAGCGGACTCGCCCTGCTTTTTTCGTTCGCGAGCGCGTTGGCCGCGACCTTCGCGCTGGCCACGATCATCACGTATCTGGCGTGGTATACCCCGGCCAAGCGCTGGTCGCGCTGGAGCACGGAAATCGGCGCGATCGCCGGAGCGTTCCCGCCCTTGATCGGTTACGCTGCCGCGCACGGCGGCGTGGAGGCGCTTGGCTGGGTATTGTTCGGCATTTTGGCGCTGTGGCAGATTCCGCACTTCATGGCCATCGCCTGGACTTATCGGGAAGACTACGGTCGGGTTGATTTTCCGATGCTTCCGGTGCGCGATCGCAGCGGACGCAGCGTGGCGCTGTGGTCGTTGGTCAATACCGTGGCGCTGATTGTGGTGTGCCTGCTTCCCAGCCTGTGGGGCGATGCGACGTGGATCTATGGCAGTGTGACGCTGGCGTTGGGAGTGTGGTTCCTGATCCGGGCGATCGCTTTCACGCGAGTCGAAGGTCGGGACCAGTCGGCCCGTAAACTGTTTTTTGCTTCAATTATTTGGCTTCCGCTGCAACTGGGGGCCT is from Synoicihabitans lomoniglobus and encodes:
- a CDS encoding COX15/CtaA family protein, whose protein sequence is MPAATTITTRTSDYQPGLAWFATIGSVWVFVLVMLGAFTTSIGAGMIFEDWPLSNGSLNPEGWLTDIMMFAEHSHRLSAGMMSIITIAIWLAVRRWEARAWVRKVALGAVVLVFAQALVGGLRVLLDPIILDFVSVGRLFAMLHAILAQVYICTLLAIALGLSRMWIASQSLGASMAVRRLGKWCCALLLLQLAIAAVMRHSYAGMAIPSFPLSSPEGDLLPPLWNFRVGIHFAHRVMAVVLTVALVRFAISVWRDHEAHAGYKAAAAGVIVLLVGQIVLGASVIWMSRNPYVTTGHVLCGALLLALTFAMTMWANHTGEKTSA
- the cyoE gene encoding heme o synthase, whose protein sequence is MSDPATTSAADATPPQGGWGDYLELTKPRLSMLSVITAMVGYLVVDAPWAWGHFLATMIGTSACAGGVAALNQWMERDTDAKMDRTSDRPIPSGKVPDGAAFVLGWGLCMSGLALLFSFASALAATFALATIITYLAWYTPAKRWSRWSTEIGAIAGAFPPLIGYAAAHGGVEALGWVLFGILALWQIPHFMAIAWTYREDYGRVDFPMLPVRDRSGRSVALWSLVNTVALIVVCLLPSLWGDATWIYGSVTLALGVWFLIRAIAFTRVEGRDQSARKLFFASIIWLPLQLGALVVDRLFLL